The following nucleotide sequence is from Endozoicomonas sp. GU-1.
TGATAGGAGGCATGGACAGTAACAGTGTCAGCCAGAGTGCCTGGGCTGTGAGTGTCAGTATATGCGGGTCATGCATAACTTAGCACCAGTCCGTGGATTAGCCGGGTCCAGCCATCCAGCAGTACGAACAGCAAGAGCTTGAAGGGCAGGGATATGGTCATGGGTGACACCATCATCATACCCATGGCGAGAAGGATGTTAGAGACGATCAGGTCAATAACGATAAACGGCAAATAGAGCAGAAAGCCAATCTCGAACGCCTTGGTCAGTTCCGTGATACAGTAGGACGGCATCAGAACCACCAGGTCATCTGCGCTCAGTTGTGCCTGGTACGCCTTTGGCCACAATATTCTTGCGGTTTTCAGAAAGAAGTTTCTTTCCCGCTCCGTGGTATTTTTTTTCAGGAAGTCCCGATAGGGGGCTATCAGCAGTTCGATGTTATTCATCAGCTCTCTACTGTCTTCACCCTGAAAGCTGATGTTCTCCTCTTGCGCGATATCCCATGCCTCAAAACCTACCGGTGCCATGATGTAAAGCGTCAGGATAATGGCCAGGGCATTCATGGCAATATTGGGAGGAATCTGCTGCAGACCGGTAGCGTTTCTGAGAATGGAAAATACCACCACCAGTTTCAGGAAGGATGTACCCATCACCGCAAGAAAGGGCACCAGCGCCATCAGCGCCAGTGGGATCATCAGATAAAATGGACTGGTGAGAGTAATTGCGCCGCTTTCCATAGTCGCCTTTTCCAGTCTCAGAGTATGAACAAGAGACGTTATTGTTTAGGTGGTCAGTCAGTCGACAATTCTGGTAATACGTGCACCCAGTCGATTATTTATTTGCACCAGCTGGCACTCGGCAATCAATTTGCCGCCGGCACGAACCTTAACCGGTTGTTCGATGGGACGATCCAGCTCAAACACATGGCCAGGCTGAAGAGACTGGACTTCCTGTGCGGTGAACTGCTGCCGCCCCACTTCGAATACCAGGTCAATCTCAATATCTGACAGGTCGATAGGCTCCTGTTCATGATGCATTTGATCGTCTTCCATTGAGTCCATCCTGTGCTTGATGGTGATGTGAGAACCCTCTGCTTCCCCGATGAAAGCCGTATCCGGGTTAACTCTGATAATCAGCTGCTGCCCGGTGACGTGGTAATTAAAAAATACAATGTCACCGACACCCAGGGCGCTGGTTTCCTCTTTAGACAGTTTTGCCCGTCCAAGTTCAAGACCTGCCCAGATAGGTATATCGGTGGATTGCTCCCGGATATGAGTGGGCAGCAGTTTGAGCAGCTCAAAAACAATGGGCGTGCTTTCCAGGTAAATGGGGTACTGCGTACCGCCTATCCGAATATTCATCGCCAGTTCTGCACGCTTTGATTTATCTTTATTCGGTGCCAGGTCAGTGAACTGGATGGCAATGCCAAGCCCCTGCATCAGATGCTCCAGCAGGTTTTGCAGCCTGTTCCCCAGGGCGGCCAGCATCAAGTCTTTTGGCAGTTTCAGCAGTATCTTGCTGTTCAGATTGTCCGGCATGATCAGGTCAATGAAGGCACTGCCGGTGTACAGAGAAACGGGCTGGTGATTGATTTCCAGCTGCATGCAGATAGCAGGCATGGTTTCCGGGGCAATACTGCCCAGGGATATGTCCCACCTGTCCTCATTAACCGGCAGTGCAAGCTCTGTCTGGCGGTTGCTGAGGATTTGGCCAAGCAGCAGCTGCGACGGTGAGACAGAGGGTAGATCAAGAGTTTCTGCTGCCATGGTTCAACCTATGCCCGGTCGTTTCTGGGAGAGTTCTGGTCGTTATCATCTTCTGCCGCATACTGGTTACGGGAGCGACCATCACTGTCCTGGTTATCGCCACCTGACATATTGATATTTACCTGAACCTTGTCGTTGGAGAATCGCTCAGCCAGCATTTTCTGCAGGTTGGCTTCATGCTGGGCCAGAAAATTTCCGGCTTCTGCTGATGTGGTGTTCATGGTGACTGTCAACTCGCCACCGTGTCTCTGGATTCTGATCTCGGTACCCGGCAGCACATTGTCTTTCAGGGAAATGCGAACTTCTGCCCCATTCACCGCATCCTTGGCAGACACCTGTATTTGATCGGCCATCTTCTGAAGTGCCGTATCAACTTCTTTTACGCTGCTGGTCTGCTGGATCTCACGAAGCTGGGTATCAGCTTTAATCGGGTTCTGAGCGTTATTGACCATGACATGCTCAGAGCCATCGCGCGCATTCTGGAACATATTCTCACTACCCTTCTCTTCCTGAGAACCTTCGCGAGAACCTTTTTCCTGGCGTCCCCTGATGGCATTTTTAGAGTTTTTGTTCCGCTCGGCCAGCAGGCTTTCCAGACTTTCCAGGCTTTGCTCCTTATCGCCACCCGTTTTTTTCTCTTTGCCACGCTTTTCTTTTGCCATGCGATCCGCAAAGTCATTAGCCTGCTTATCGGATACATTGCGACTTTGCTGGTTAGCATCATTCTGTTGCGGGGGTGGGGTTGGCTGAGTACTGGTTTGATTCACGCCGTGTGTTGACATGATGATTAACTCCTATTCCTTGGATTTAACGGTAAATTCTTCCATTTCCAGATCTTCAAGACGTTTGGCTTCTTTCTCAGCCTCCTCATCCTGAACCTTGCAGAACTCCTCAAACTTCTCCACAGCCATCTTGGCTTTAAAGTGAGCCTGTCTCGCTTCTTCCAGGACCTGCTCCGCTTTGACTACCTCTTGTTGTGCTTCTACCACCCGTTGTTCTGCATCGGCAATGGCCTGTTCCAGGGAGGCATCTTTCTCCCGTAACATGGCAACTTTCTGCTTCAGCAGATCCAGATCATGCTGCTGAACACTGGTGTTCATAATGTTATCGTATAGCCGCTGTTCTTCTTGACTGCGCCATACAACATACTCTTCCAGATCCTGTTGACGTTGTGCCACTTCCTGCTTGCGTTGTTCGACCTCCTGATGGGCGAGATCCAGCTCATGCTGACAGCGCTTCACCTCCCGTTCAGCCGATTCCTCCCGGATATTTTTAACCTTCAGCAGATCATGCAGCATCTTCTCAGTAACCTACGATTTGCTGTAGTTGGGCAATTGTCTGGTCGAGGGGCATCAGTTCATCCGTTCTCTGCTTGAGAAAAGAGCGGATGGTTTCAATTTTCTGAATCGCCTCATCGGCCAGTGGGTCAGCCCCCTGTTTGTATTCCCCGACTTTGACCAGTAACTCAATATCTTCATATTTGGACATCAGGGCTCTTGCCCGACTGACCGCCGCCCGGTGGTCTTCGGTCGTAATGGCATTCATTACACGGCTGGCACTGGCCAGCACATCAATGGCCGGATAGTGCCCTGATGCAGCCAGCTTTCGGGAGAGAATGATATGACCATCAAGAATCGAGCGGGTTTCATCCGCTACCGGCTCGGTCATGTCATCCCCTTCAACCAGCACGGTGTAGAGGGCCGTAATAGAGCCTACATCTGACATCCCGGTGCGCTCCATCAGCTTGGGCAGGGTGGCAAATACCGAAGGCGGGAAACCACGACGGGTCGGTGGTTCTCCGGCGGCCAGTCCGATCTCACGCTGGGCACGGGCAAAACGGGTGACAGAGTCCATAAGCAGAAGAACCCGTTTGCCTTTATCACGGAAAAACTCAGCAACGGCTGTTGCGGTGTACGCGGCTTTGGAACGCTCCATGGAGGACTTGTCGGAGGTCGCCACAATAATAACTGACTTCTTTACCCCCTCCGGGCCAAGGTCGTGCTCGATAAACTCCCGCAGCTCCCGTCCCCGTTCACCGATCAGGGCCAGTACGGTGACATCCACTTCCGCTCCCTTAACCAGCATGGACAACAGGGTACTCTTACCACCACCGGCCGCTGCAAAGATCCCCATTCTCTGCCCTTCACCACAGGTTAGAACGCCATCAATGGCTTTAACGCCCAGGGGAATGGGGTGGTCAATAATTCTTCGGGTCATGGGGTCGGGGGCATCGGTATAAACCGGGTAATGGGCTTCAGGCTCAACGCCATTAAATGCGTCAGGGTTTAGTGGGTTGCCCATACCGTCCAGCACATGCCCCAGCAGGTGAGGGCCAACGGCTACGTGGTGTACTTTGCCGGTTGGAATAACTTCAGTGGTGGAGGAGATCCCCATAATTTCACCCAGGGGGGAGAGTACCGTCTCATGTCCCTGGAAACCGACCACTTCGGCGTATGAGTTCCGGTCGCTGTCATCCGGGTTATTGGGGGATACCAGCTCGCAGAGCTCACCGATTTTGACTCCAGGCACCGCCGCTTTGATGATCATTCCCTGTACTTCAGTAACACGGCCACGAATATCAATCAGCCTGCCGCTTTCCACGGTGCTTTGCAGCGCATTTGTGAGATAGTTAAAAGTTTGGGCCAACGTGATGCCTCCATTATTTTTCTTGCTATGGATATGCTGCTATCGAGATCCTTCTATTTTCCATGCTCGGTAAATGCAGCATTACCTGCCCTGACAGCATGGAGTTATTAAGTAGCTAACCATATGAAATCACATATTTCTGACTCCTTGTTCAGGCACTCTGCTTCGTTACAACTCCGGTCACATAGCTACGGCTATGCTCCCTCCGTTGTGCCTCGCATAGCACCTGCCAAGTAGCCAGAAATATGTGATTCCATATGGCCAGCTACTTATCCAGACGCGGCAGAGTATAGTTGCTCTACTCAATACGTGGCTGAAAAACCGGATAAAGGATTCCCGAATCCATTACAGGCTGCTATTTCTCTTTCGGCCTGATGATTTCGAGCTGAAATGGTGTTGGTAAAATAAATGCAGATAGGGGACGTAAAATAAAAGAAGGGCTGTAAAAGCCCTTCATGGTATTGGGTATTTTGGGAGTTACACCATCATTCCCATATCGCCGGGGCCTCCGGGAGCTCCTCCGGGACCACTCTGGGGGCGGGGAGGGGTGGATGTTGAAGAGGTCTGGTCCTGCTTGGACTCATCCAGCTCACTGACACACCATTCCAGAGTGTTGACGAACTTTTCCAGGGTGGACTCGAATAAACCATAATCACAGGAAGCCTGCAGGGAGCGAATCAGCAGTACTTCAGTTTTGTCATGGTTCAAGGCCAGAAAGGCACCCTGCATACTGTGGTGCTGGAGGTTCAGTGAACACATTTTTTCCAGCAGTGTGGTTTTCTCCGGACTGTCATGGGTAATCATGGGTCGAACAGAAGCAACAAATACCAGCGCCTCATCATCTTCCAGATACTCCATGTTCACGATCAGGGTGTCGTCAAAACACAACCCGCAGGCATCGTGTTCGTTTAATTTGAGTTCTCCCAGGCCGATGCTCTGGGCAAAGTGTTGTAGATGCTGTTCTACATTCTGCTTGAAAGACATCAGGCCCTTCCCTCCAGTGATTTATTTTTCATAATTGAGCAATTTATTTTTGATAGGCTATTTATAGCTTAGACACTATATATAGCTCAGACATTCGCCATGGGAAAAAATTCCATAGATTTAATCGGCGGATTGTCACATTTCATAAAAAGCTGAAAATAAATTCGCCAATCAGGGGATGAAAAGCCTGCCGTTTTACTTCATGATGCAAAATCGCTCAAGATTGTCAGGTTTGGTAGAAAGTTTGTGATTGATGACACCATTTGGATGAAAGCAGCCCTGCTGGAAGCTGATAAAGGCCGTACCCTGGGCGAGGTGCCCGTCGGTGCAGTCGTGGTTAAGGAGGGTCAGATTATTGCCCGGGCGTGTAATCAACCTATTTCATCCTGTAATCCCGTTGCTCATGCTGAAATTCTGGTACTTCAGTCAGCGGCTGCAGCCATTGGCAACTACCGTCTGCTGGATTGTGACCTCTATGTTACGCTGGAGCCCTGCACCATGTGTGCAGGTGCGATTGTCCACAGTCGGATTCGTCGCCTGATCTACGGTGCAACAGAACCCAAGGCCGGTGCCATTGTCAGTGCCGCAAGGGTTCTTGAACAGCCTCAGATGAACCACCGGGTAGAGGTTACCGGAGGTGTCCTTCAGGATGAATGCAGTGGGATGATCAGCGAGTTTTTTCGTTTTCGCCGTCAGCAGATTCGTGAACAGCGGGGAAAGCAGCCTTTTGTTGATAAATAGCCTGTGACTGCTGGTTTCCGAAGGCTGGTTTCGATTATTATAGGCAGCCTTTGAATATCCCCCTGAGTTGAGAGGCTAAAGCATAAGGACTGGCTTGTAATCCAATCAGGAAGTGGCCACTCATCCGGGCTTCCTGATGTTTATTATTAGCTCACCCAGGCTGTAGCTCCTCACTAGCTGTTAATTGGCCCGAGGACAGACCAGAACATGCTGATACTGCGTGGCACCCCTGCACTTTCCCAGTTCCGCCGTCAAAAGTTGCTTGCTCAGCTGCAGAGCCAAGTACCAGAGATTTCCTGTGTTGTTGCTGAATTCCAGCATTATGTGAAAATCCAGTCGTCCTGTGCACAAGGTCTGAGTGAGAGGCAGTCTGATATTCTGGCCAGACTGTTGACTTACGGCTCAAAGATTCAACAGACAGAGCCTGACAGCTTTTCTTACAGATCAGAATTTCTGGTGGTTCCCCGTCCGGGCACGATTTCCCCCTGGTCCAGTAAAGCATCCGATATTGCTCACAATTGTGGCCTCGGTATGATCCAGCGAATCGAGCGAGGCGTTCGGTTTGTGGTGTTTGCGGATACCCGTTTATCAGAAGATCAGGAAACCCGGATTGCAGATTTGCTCCATGACCGGATGACCCAGGCCGTCTTTCGTGATGAGGGTGAAATTACCAAACTGTTTGCTGTGGCCGAGCCAGCTCCAATGACCACGGTGTCCGTGCTGGAAGGCGGCAGGGAGGCACTGGCTGCGGCTAACTCCTCCCTGGGCCTGGCACTGGCTGAGGATGAAATCGACTATCTGGTAGAGAGCTATCAAAAACTCCAACGGGATCCTACGGATGTTGAGTTGATGATGTTTGCCCAGGCGAACTCGGAACACTGTCGGCATAAAATTTTTAATTCCTCATGGAGTATTGATGGTGAAGCGCAGGATCTTTCCCTGTTCAAGATGATCCGAAATACTCACGCCCTGCACAGTGAAGGGGTGCTGTCAGCTTATAAAGATAACGCCTCGGTCATTGAAGGTTTCCAGGCAAAGCGGTTTTACCCGGAATCTGATAGCCGTGAATATGGTTTCAACGAGGAAGATATTCATATCCTCATGAAGGTAGAAACCCACAACCACCCGACGGCCATTGCACCCTGGGCGGGTGCCGCCACCGGATCTGGTGGCGAAATTCGTGATGAAGGTGCCACCGGTAAGGGATCCAAACCCAAGGCAGGTCTGACCGGTTTCACCGTATCTAACCTGAACATTCCCGGCTATAAACAGCCCTGGGAACAGGATTATGGCAAGCCAGACCGCATTGTCTCGCCGCTGGAAATCATGATCGATGGCCCATTGGGCGGTGCCGGTTTTAATAATGAGTTTGGTCGTCCAAACCTGTGTGGCTATTTCCGTACCTTTGAGGCCAGCGTCAAAGGCGTTGCAGGTTATGAGGTTCGTGGCTATCACAAGCCCATTATGCTGGCCGGTGGGCTTGGCAATATCAAAGCTGAACACGTTGAAAAAGGGGAGATCCCGGTGGGTGCCAGGCTGATTGTCCTGGGCGGTCCTGCCATGCAGATTGGCCTGGGTGGTGGCGCGGCCTCTTCCATGACATCGGGTGAAGGTCAGGAAGACCTGGACTTTGCCAGTGTGCAACGAGACAACCCGGAAATGGAGCGTCGTTGTCAGGAGGTAATCGATCGTTGCTGGCAGCAGGGGGACAGGAACCCCATCGCATTCATTCACGATGTGGGGGCCGGTGGTCTCTCCAACGCGCTGCCTGAACTGGTGAGTGATGGTGGCCGGGGCGGTCACTTCCAGCTGCGCGCCATTCATAATGATGAACCGGGCATGTCGCCGCTGGCGCTCTGGTGTAATGAGTCCCAGGAACGTTATGTGATGGCGGTAGCGGCCGAAGACCTTCCACGCTTCGAGGAAATCTGTCAGCAGGAGCGTTGCCCTTATGCCGTGGTAGGTGAGGCGACCCAAGAGCAGCGGCTGCTGGTGGATGACAGCCACTTCAATAATCACCCGGTGGATATGCCGCTGGATGTACTGCTGGGTAAACCACCCAGGATGCACCGTGAGATTCAACGTCAGTCCTTCGAGCGTGATCCCCTGGACCTGAGCGACATTAAGCTGCTGGAAGCGATGGAGCGGGTATTAAAACTGCCATCGGTTGCCAGCAAGAACTTCCTGATCACCATTGGCGACCGAACCATTACCGGTCTGGTTAATCGTGACCAGATGGTGGGCCCCTGGCAGGTACCTGTGGCAGACTGCGCGGTGACCGCAACGGCTTTTCAGGGCTATACCGGCGAAGCTATGTCCATGGGCGAACGCACACCGCTTGCCCTGATCAATGCCCCTGCTTCAGGCCGCATGGCGATTGGCGAGGCGATTACTAATATTGCTGCTGCCCGTATTGGTAAAATCGGCGATATCAAACTGTCGGCCAACTGGATGGCCGCAGCAGGTCATCCCGGTGAAGATGAAAACCTGTTTGATACGGTTAAGGCCGTGGGTATGGAGCTTTGCCCGGCACTGGGCATTGCTATTCCGGTGGGTAAAGATTCCATGTCCATGAGCACCCAATGGCAGGAAAATGGGGAAGATAAGCGTGTCACTTCACCACTGTCTCTGGTTATCTCGGCATTCGCCCCGGTTCGGGATATTCGCAAGACGGTGACGCCCCAACTGAGGACGGATCAGGGTAATACTGATCTGCTGTTGATTGACCTTGGTCGTGACCACAACCGACTGGGTGGTTCAGCACTGGCCCAGGTCTATGGTCAGTTAGGTGACTCGGCACCGGATGTTAACTCTCCGGAAGATCTGAAAGGATTCTTTAATGCCATTCAGGAACTGATGGATAAAGACCTGCTGCTGGCCTACCACGACCGCTCCGACGGTGGCCTGTTTACCACCCTGATTGAGATGGCGTTTGCTGGGCATACCGGTATTGCGGTTGATCTGGATAAGCTGGCGGGCAACAAGTCCATGGTTCTGCCAGCTCTGTTTAATGAAGAGCTGGGTGCGGTTATCCAGATGCGCCACCGCGAGAAAGGCCTTGTTAAGGATATCCTGGCTCAGCATGGTCTTGCTGCCTGTTCTCACACCATCGGTACCCTGGCTGCTGGCCAGCGGGTATCGTTTCGGTTCAATGGAACCGAGCTGGTCAGTGAAAGCCGGATCAAGTTCCAGCGCTGGTGGGCAGAAACCAGTTATCGCATTCAGGCGCTGCGGGACAATGCCGAGTGTGCACGACAGGAGTTCGATAACCTGCTGGATGATCGTGATGACGGGCTTCATGCCTCTCTGCCTTACGATATCTCTCTGGATGTGGCGGCTCCTTATATCAGCACTGGTGTTCGTCCAGCCATGGCCATTTTGCGGGAGCAGGGCGTCAATGGTCAGGTAGAAATGGCGGCAGCCTTTGACCGGGCCGGTTTCAAAACAGTTGATGTGCACATGAGTGATATCCTGTCCGGTCGACGCACCCTGGATGAATTTACAGGTCTGGTGGCCTGTGGTGGCTTCTCTTATGGGGATGTGCTGGGAGCCGGAGAAGGTTGGGCCAAGTCCATTCTTTTCAATGAACAGGCCCGTGATCAGTTTGCCCGTTTCTTTGATCGTCGCGACAGTTTTGCCCTGGGTGTATGCAACGGCTGTCAGATGCTCTCCAATCTGCATGGCCTGATTCCCGGTGCTGACTACTGGCCTCACTTTGTCCGCAACCAGTCTGAGCAGTTTGAGGCCCGGGTGGCGATGGTTGAGGTTCAGAAGAGCCACTCAATCTTCTTCCGGGGGATGGAGGGTGCTCGTATGCCAATTGCTGTCGCTCATGGGGAAGGGCATGCCGAGTTTGCTGATCCGTCTCACCTGGAGCGGCTGGCGAACAGTGGTCAGGTGTCATTGCAGTTTGTGGATAACCAGGGCAGGCCCACCACACGTTATCCCTACAACCCCAACGGCTCGGTGC
It contains:
- the sctR gene encoding type III secretion system export apparatus subunit SctR; amino-acid sequence: MESGAITLTSPFYLMIPLALMALVPFLAVMGTSFLKLVVVFSILRNATGLQQIPPNIAMNALAIILTLYIMAPVGFEAWDIAQEENISFQGEDSRELMNNIELLIAPYRDFLKKNTTERERNFFLKTARILWPKAYQAQLSADDLVVLMPSYCITELTKAFEIGFLLYLPFIVIDLIVSNILLAMGMMMVSPMTISLPFKLLLFVLLDGWTRLIHGLVLSYA
- the sctQ gene encoding type III secretion system cytoplasmic ring protein SctQ — encoded protein: MAAETLDLPSVSPSQLLLGQILSNRQTELALPVNEDRWDISLGSIAPETMPAICMQLEINHQPVSLYTGSAFIDLIMPDNLNSKILLKLPKDLMLAALGNRLQNLLEHLMQGLGIAIQFTDLAPNKDKSKRAELAMNIRIGGTQYPIYLESTPIVFELLKLLPTHIREQSTDIPIWAGLELGRAKLSKEETSALGVGDIVFFNYHVTGQQLIIRVNPDTAFIGEAEGSHITIKHRMDSMEDDQMHHEQEPIDLSDIEIDLVFEVGRQQFTAQEVQSLQPGHVFELDRPIEQPVKVRAGGKLIAECQLVQINNRLGARITRIVD
- a CDS encoding type III secretion HpaP family protein, with the protein product MSTHGVNQTSTQPTPPPQQNDANQQSRNVSDKQANDFADRMAKEKRGKEKKTGGDKEQSLESLESLLAERNKNSKNAIRGRQEKGSREGSQEEKGSENMFQNARDGSEHVMVNNAQNPIKADTQLREIQQTSSVKEVDTALQKMADQIQVSAKDAVNGAEVRISLKDNVLPGTEIRIQRHGGELTVTMNTTSAEAGNFLAQHEANLQKMLAERFSNDKVQVNINMSGGDNQDSDGRSRNQYAAEDDNDQNSPRNDRA
- the sctO gene encoding type III secretion system stalk subunit SctO, yielding MLHDLLKVKNIREESAEREVKRCQHELDLAHQEVEQRKQEVAQRQQDLEEYVVWRSQEEQRLYDNIMNTSVQQHDLDLLKQKVAMLREKDASLEQAIADAEQRVVEAQQEVVKAEQVLEEARQAHFKAKMAVEKFEEFCKVQDEEAEKEAKRLEDLEMEEFTVKSKE
- the sctN gene encoding type III secretion system ATPase SctN, with the translated sequence MAQTFNYLTNALQSTVESGRLIDIRGRVTEVQGMIIKAAVPGVKIGELCELVSPNNPDDSDRNSYAEVVGFQGHETVLSPLGEIMGISSTTEVIPTGKVHHVAVGPHLLGHVLDGMGNPLNPDAFNGVEPEAHYPVYTDAPDPMTRRIIDHPIPLGVKAIDGVLTCGEGQRMGIFAAAGGGKSTLLSMLVKGAEVDVTVLALIGERGRELREFIEHDLGPEGVKKSVIIVATSDKSSMERSKAAYTATAVAEFFRDKGKRVLLLMDSVTRFARAQREIGLAAGEPPTRRGFPPSVFATLPKLMERTGMSDVGSITALYTVLVEGDDMTEPVADETRSILDGHIILSRKLAASGHYPAIDVLASASRVMNAITTEDHRAAVSRARALMSKYEDIELLVKVGEYKQGADPLADEAIQKIETIRSFLKQRTDELMPLDQTIAQLQQIVGY
- a CDS encoding type III secretion system chaperone, with amino-acid sequence MSFKQNVEQHLQHFAQSIGLGELKLNEHDACGLCFDDTLIVNMEYLEDDEALVFVASVRPMITHDSPEKTTLLEKMCSLNLQHHSMQGAFLALNHDKTEVLLIRSLQASCDYGLFESTLEKFVNTLEWCVSELDESKQDQTSSTSTPPRPQSGPGGAPGGPGDMGMMV
- the tadA gene encoding tRNA adenosine(34) deaminase TadA, which gives rise to MIDDTIWMKAALLEADKGRTLGEVPVGAVVVKEGQIIARACNQPISSCNPVAHAEILVLQSAAAAIGNYRLLDCDLYVTLEPCTMCAGAIVHSRIRRLIYGATEPKAGAIVSAARVLEQPQMNHRVEVTGGVLQDECSGMISEFFRFRRQQIREQRGKQPFVDK
- the purL gene encoding phosphoribosylformylglycinamidine synthase, which produces MLILRGTPALSQFRRQKLLAQLQSQVPEISCVVAEFQHYVKIQSSCAQGLSERQSDILARLLTYGSKIQQTEPDSFSYRSEFLVVPRPGTISPWSSKASDIAHNCGLGMIQRIERGVRFVVFADTRLSEDQETRIADLLHDRMTQAVFRDEGEITKLFAVAEPAPMTTVSVLEGGREALAAANSSLGLALAEDEIDYLVESYQKLQRDPTDVELMMFAQANSEHCRHKIFNSSWSIDGEAQDLSLFKMIRNTHALHSEGVLSAYKDNASVIEGFQAKRFYPESDSREYGFNEEDIHILMKVETHNHPTAIAPWAGAATGSGGEIRDEGATGKGSKPKAGLTGFTVSNLNIPGYKQPWEQDYGKPDRIVSPLEIMIDGPLGGAGFNNEFGRPNLCGYFRTFEASVKGVAGYEVRGYHKPIMLAGGLGNIKAEHVEKGEIPVGARLIVLGGPAMQIGLGGGAASSMTSGEGQEDLDFASVQRDNPEMERRCQEVIDRCWQQGDRNPIAFIHDVGAGGLSNALPELVSDGGRGGHFQLRAIHNDEPGMSPLALWCNESQERYVMAVAAEDLPRFEEICQQERCPYAVVGEATQEQRLLVDDSHFNNHPVDMPLDVLLGKPPRMHREIQRQSFERDPLDLSDIKLLEAMERVLKLPSVASKNFLITIGDRTITGLVNRDQMVGPWQVPVADCAVTATAFQGYTGEAMSMGERTPLALINAPASGRMAIGEAITNIAAARIGKIGDIKLSANWMAAAGHPGEDENLFDTVKAVGMELCPALGIAIPVGKDSMSMSTQWQENGEDKRVTSPLSLVISAFAPVRDIRKTVTPQLRTDQGNTDLLLIDLGRDHNRLGGSALAQVYGQLGDSAPDVNSPEDLKGFFNAIQELMDKDLLLAYHDRSDGGLFTTLIEMAFAGHTGIAVDLDKLAGNKSMVLPALFNEELGAVIQMRHREKGLVKDILAQHGLAACSHTIGTLAAGQRVSFRFNGTELVSESRIKFQRWWAETSYRIQALRDNAECARQEFDNLLDDRDDGLHASLPYDISLDVAAPYISTGVRPAMAILREQGVNGQVEMAAAFDRAGFKTVDVHMSDILSGRRTLDEFTGLVACGGFSYGDVLGAGEGWAKSILFNEQARDQFARFFDRRDSFALGVCNGCQMLSNLHGLIPGADYWPHFVRNQSEQFEARVAMVEVQKSHSIFFRGMEGARMPIAVAHGEGHAEFADPSHLERLANSGQVSLQFVDNQGRPTTRYPYNPNGSVQGITGLTSADGRVTIMMPHPERVFRTVQNSWHPEHWGEDAPLMRMFRNARVWVG